Within Verrucomicrobiota bacterium, the genomic segment GACAAAGCCGAACGCATGGAGATCGTCGCCGGCCAATGTCGAGTGAAACTGGACGAGCAAACCACGGTTTCGACTTATGTGACCGGCGAGAAGTTCGAGGTGCACGCCAAGTCGGGCTTCGACATCGAAGTCGAAGGCGGGATCTGCGAGTACATTTGTTCATTCCTGCCCTGAACGCGCGTGAGCAAATTAGGTTTGA encodes:
- a CDS encoding pyrimidine/purine nucleoside phosphorylase, which gives rise to MPSAPTEFQGVTALTKANVYFEGKVVSHTILFPDGAKKTLGLIYPGKFHFGTDKAERMEIVAGQCRVKLDEQTTVSTYVTGEKFEVHAKSGFDIEVEGGICEYICSFLP